From the Comamonas odontotermitis genome, one window contains:
- a CDS encoding ABC transporter substrate-binding protein, whose translation MLGTSSAKADILIGQTTAVTGPVAASVGETLQGVNLYLNSVNEKGGVNGEKIKLITLDDKFEPKLAGENAQRLIERDNVVALFMSRATPHTQTILLHLAKHGVALVAPSTGAMVFHQPVNPLVFNVRSSYQAETKKAVEALHTMGYLRVAMVHVDDSFGEDCLAGAMQGFKKTNWEPAIVIKADRNTPDYEAIVPQLVKANIQAVIWIGSSVAVSDGVKALRKTDAAKHMQVVTVSNNASSGFIKQLGDARRGVIVTQVFPSERAMGYAINREAAALAKANGDVALSPSVMEGFASAKVLVEGLRRAGPKPTREKLVAALAGMEYFDLGGLEVGYGPNDRTGLSFVDLSIIDASGQFMR comes from the coding sequence ATGCTTGGTACCTCGTCTGCCAAGGCCGACATATTGATCGGGCAGACCACGGCCGTCACCGGGCCCGTGGCGGCCAGCGTGGGCGAGACACTGCAAGGCGTGAACCTGTACCTGAACAGCGTCAATGAAAAAGGTGGCGTGAATGGCGAAAAGATCAAATTGATCACGCTGGACGACAAGTTTGAGCCAAAGCTGGCAGGAGAGAATGCCCAGCGGCTGATTGAGCGCGACAACGTGGTTGCGCTATTCATGAGCCGTGCCACGCCCCACACGCAGACTATCCTGCTCCACCTGGCAAAGCATGGTGTTGCCCTGGTGGCCCCATCCACGGGGGCAATGGTGTTTCATCAGCCTGTGAATCCATTGGTATTCAATGTACGGTCCAGTTACCAGGCAGAGACAAAAAAGGCGGTAGAGGCACTCCATACGATGGGCTACCTGCGCGTTGCCATGGTGCATGTGGACGACAGCTTTGGTGAAGACTGTCTTGCGGGAGCGATGCAGGGGTTCAAAAAGACCAACTGGGAACCGGCAATCGTCATCAAGGCCGACCGCAACACGCCAGATTACGAAGCCATCGTCCCGCAACTCGTGAAGGCAAACATTCAAGCCGTCATCTGGATTGGCTCCAGTGTGGCCGTGAGTGATGGCGTCAAGGCGCTGCGCAAGACGGACGCTGCCAAGCACATGCAGGTGGTGACGGTGTCCAACAACGCGTCGTCAGGCTTCATCAAGCAGTTGGGCGACGCAAGGCGCGGAGTGATCGTGACGCAGGTTTTTCCCAGTGAACGGGCCATGGGCTATGCAATCAACCGAGAGGCTGCCGCACTGGCCAAAGCCAATGGAGATGTTGCGCTCTCGCCTTCGGTGATGGAGGGCTTTGCATCGGCAAAAGTGCTTGTGGAAGGCCTGCGCCGTGCGGGCCCCAAGCCTACGCGCGAAAAACTGGTTGCTGCACTTGCCGGCATGGAATACTTCGATCTGGGGGGCCTCGAAGTTGGCTACGGCCCGAATGACCGCACTGGCCTGAGTTTTGTGGATCTGTCCATCATTGATGCCAGCGGGCAGTTCATGAGGTAG
- a CDS encoding META domain-containing protein produces MRPFFCTFAVFYFFSLLGAEQAYAAALDKNADSSAHDAQTLRTFDWVLLEAYDAEGEDQSNLQAAGYGSPKFSFSSEGSLVVDQGCTSIGGDYQITKHNQLSYRGYSIAGSLCVVEQRWQNDRLAKSLSQLSSFQITPNKNKFKARLLLHFKDGSHWVLAPTNKLLIIN; encoded by the coding sequence ATGCGACCATTTTTCTGCACTTTCGCGGTTTTTTATTTTTTTAGCCTGCTTGGCGCAGAGCAGGCATATGCGGCTGCATTGGATAAAAATGCAGATTCTTCTGCGCACGATGCGCAAACACTGCGCACTTTCGACTGGGTGTTGCTGGAAGCGTACGATGCCGAGGGCGAGGACCAGTCCAATCTGCAGGCTGCAGGATATGGAAGCCCAAAGTTCAGTTTTTCGAGCGAGGGGTCGCTGGTAGTAGATCAAGGGTGCACTTCCATTGGAGGAGACTACCAAATCACCAAGCACAACCAGCTTAGCTATAGAGGCTACTCCATCGCCGGTTCCCTTTGCGTGGTTGAGCAAAGGTGGCAAAACGATCGATTGGCCAAATCTCTTTCGCAGTTAAGCAGTTTTCAAATTACACCGAACAAAAATAAGTTCAAAGCGCGGCTTCTACTGCATTTCAAAGATGGTAGCCACTGGGTGCTGGCGCCCACTAACAAGCTATTAATAATCAATTGA
- a CDS encoding tyrosine-type recombinase/integrase — MPGVIIRKNAIQIDLRAHGYGKEPLTLSPTPANVRYAERLRLEILGKIERGTFVLADYFPDSPRVVKTAPEPSESPTLGDVFNEWLKVKRPEVQHSTAHHYQQTIDSYHFDTVRKTTADAFTFRELKLLLASMPQHPKTFNNVASVLSMALEYGHNAKFIAEPLHLQVVMRKHQKPGPDPFTLEEVEHLLTKFASDRGRDYYEFAFFSGMRPSEMLALKWANVDLRAGSVLVDAALTRGKVKGTKTSAAREIELTSRALRVLERQRKLTQLAGGVVFVGDDGQPFTSTDAPLDRWWKPAMRLSSMRQRDARQTRHTFATICLMAGIKPAWAARQMGHSVEMFYRVYSRWIDHADKGAERRKLDGYISAESGDMKAELGGI; from the coding sequence ATGCCCGGCGTAATCATCCGCAAAAACGCCATACAGATCGATCTGCGCGCCCATGGGTACGGCAAAGAGCCGCTCACCCTGTCGCCTACGCCTGCAAACGTGCGCTATGCCGAGCGGCTGCGCTTGGAGATCCTGGGCAAGATCGAGCGCGGCACATTCGTGCTGGCCGACTACTTCCCGGATAGCCCCCGGGTCGTGAAGACCGCGCCCGAGCCGTCCGAGTCTCCTACCCTGGGTGATGTTTTCAATGAGTGGCTCAAGGTCAAGCGCCCCGAGGTGCAGCACAGCACCGCCCACCACTATCAGCAGACCATCGACAGCTATCACTTCGACACCGTGCGTAAGACCACTGCGGACGCCTTCACATTCCGTGAATTGAAGCTGCTGCTGGCCTCGATGCCTCAGCACCCGAAGACCTTCAACAACGTGGCCAGCGTTCTCAGCATGGCGCTTGAGTATGGCCACAATGCCAAGTTCATCGCTGAGCCGCTGCACCTGCAGGTTGTCATGCGCAAGCACCAAAAGCCTGGGCCTGACCCTTTCACACTGGAGGAGGTCGAACACCTGCTCACCAAGTTCGCCAGCGACCGGGGCCGGGACTATTACGAGTTCGCCTTTTTCAGCGGCATGCGCCCATCTGAAATGCTGGCCCTGAAATGGGCCAATGTTGACCTGCGCGCGGGCTCGGTGCTGGTGGATGCGGCACTCACCAGGGGAAAGGTGAAGGGCACCAAAACATCAGCCGCCCGAGAGATCGAGCTGACAAGCCGTGCCCTGCGCGTGCTGGAGCGCCAGCGCAAGCTAACCCAGTTGGCCGGAGGTGTGGTGTTTGTGGGGGATGACGGGCAGCCATTCACATCGACCGATGCCCCGCTGGATCGATGGTGGAAACCCGCCATGCGCTTGTCCAGCATGCGCCAGCGTGACGCCAGGCAGACGCGCCACACCTTTGCGACCATCTGCCTGATGGCTGGCATCAAACCCGCATGGGCAGCCCGGCAAATGGGGCACTCGGTTGAAATGTTCTACCGTGTATACAGCCGCTGGATCGACCATGCCGACAAGGGTGCAGAGCGCCGCAAATTGGACGGTTACATTTCAGCGGAAAGCGGGGACATGAAGGCCGAATTAGGCGGGATTTAA
- a CDS encoding antA/AntB antirepressor family protein yields MKVNLPISERQIEGELIKTCSGRELRDELGVTKDYTTWAKAQIKRARLVENRDYLLTQEGEQLPSGTKWRSEYHFSIDAGKHIAMMSGTQRGSEVRDYFLDCEKKAKGIPSVKDPQIAAVIFALTRVDAVEQEQKRQAEELAKIAENVAVIEARTQPENKHFTVMGYANLIGMSVDTRTAATLGKRCASLSRQKGLVIGDVKDPRFGNVHSYHESVLQEIIPMGAKKAA; encoded by the coding sequence ATGAAGGTGAATCTTCCAATCAGTGAGCGCCAGATTGAAGGCGAACTCATCAAAACCTGCTCTGGCCGCGAGTTGCGCGATGAACTTGGCGTCACGAAGGACTACACCACCTGGGCCAAAGCGCAGATAAAGCGGGCCCGCTTGGTTGAAAACCGCGACTACCTGCTCACCCAAGAGGGGGAGCAGCTCCCAAGTGGCACCAAATGGCGCTCGGAGTACCACTTTTCCATCGACGCGGGCAAGCACATCGCAATGATGAGCGGCACACAGCGCGGCTCGGAAGTGCGGGACTACTTCCTCGATTGCGAAAAGAAGGCCAAAGGAATCCCCTCGGTCAAGGACCCACAGATCGCCGCGGTGATCTTTGCTCTGACCCGTGTTGATGCGGTCGAACAGGAGCAAAAGCGCCAGGCTGAAGAGTTGGCCAAGATCGCTGAAAACGTCGCAGTGATCGAAGCGCGCACACAGCCCGAGAACAAGCATTTCACTGTTATGGGCTATGCCAATTTGATTGGCATGAGTGTTGACACACGCACAGCGGCAACCCTGGGTAAGCGCTGCGCCTCATTGTCGCGCCAGAAAGGCCTTGTGATCGGAGACGTGAAAGACCCGCGCTTTGGCAACGTCCACAGCTATCACGAATCCGTTTTGCAAGAAATCATCCCCATGGGAGCCAAGAAAGCCGCCTAG
- a CDS encoding helix-turn-helix domain-containing protein: MNEDFQHRLVKARSGHGWSQAELAEVSGIAPAQISRYEQGKSKPRTEVIAKLAKALAVGFDWLAYGKGEIEAGFDVPEYPSGRKFFSSIDLDEALYSRLKLIAESRGITVEMALHTLLSEALDDMGKGE; encoded by the coding sequence ATGAATGAAGATTTCCAACATCGCCTTGTAAAGGCACGATCCGGACACGGCTGGAGTCAGGCGGAGCTGGCCGAAGTGAGCGGTATCGCGCCAGCTCAAATCTCTCGCTACGAGCAGGGAAAGAGCAAGCCGCGCACCGAGGTAATTGCAAAATTGGCCAAGGCGTTGGCAGTGGGCTTTGACTGGCTTGCCTATGGAAAGGGTGAAATTGAGGCGGGGTTTGATGTTCCAGAATACCCATCGGGTCGGAAATTCTTCAGCTCCATAGACCTAGATGAAGCGCTATACAGTCGGCTGAAGCTCATTGCTGAAAGTCGAGGCATTACAGTTGAGATGGCATTGCACACATTGCTCTCTGAAGCACTTGATGACATGGGCAAAGGGGAGTAA